A window from Bacteroidota bacterium encodes these proteins:
- the lgt gene encoding prolipoprotein diacylglyceryl transferase: MTAAIHWGPDPIAFSPFGLDIAWYGILFAVAFLAGHYYMRWVYRREGRSLEDLDRLSMWIILGTIVGARLGHMLFYDFDALVANPISVLYIRDGGLASHGAGIMILAVLLYWGHRHPDQSFIWLLDRIGPVILLGGMFIRLGNFVNGEIYGYVTDLPWGVYFEGPKVPLADRLAPRHPSQLYEAIAVLILFFALHYAYLRRGRSWQAGRLGGLFLVLLFASRFLLEYTKLEQAHSGSGGLISGLKVGQQLSIPFVLIGLWLLFRPARRANAT, translated from the coding sequence ATGACAGCCGCCATCCATTGGGGCCCAGACCCCATTGCCTTCTCGCCTTTCGGGCTCGACATTGCCTGGTATGGTATTTTGTTTGCCGTGGCTTTTCTGGCCGGGCACTACTACATGCGCTGGGTATACCGGCGCGAGGGCCGCAGCCTGGAAGACTTGGATCGGCTAAGCATGTGGATCATCCTGGGTACAATCGTGGGGGCGCGGCTTGGGCATATGCTGTTCTATGACTTTGATGCCCTCGTGGCCAATCCCATCAGCGTGCTCTACATCCGCGATGGGGGCCTGGCCAGCCATGGGGCTGGCATCATGATCTTGGCCGTGCTGCTCTACTGGGGCCATCGGCACCCCGATCAGTCCTTCATCTGGCTGCTAGACCGCATAGGGCCCGTTATCCTGCTAGGGGGCATGTTCATCCGCCTGGGCAACTTTGTGAATGGTGAGATCTATGGGTATGTAACAGACCTCCCCTGGGGCGTATATTTTGAAGGCCCAAAGGTACCCTTGGCCGACCGGCTAGCACCACGACACCCCAGCCAGCTGTATGAGGCGATAGCAGTGCTGATCCTGTTTTTTGCCCTGCACTACGCTTATCTGCGCAGGGGACGCAGCTGGCAGGCTGGCCGCCTGGGGGGCCTGTTTCTGGTGCTCCTGTTTGCCAGCCGCTTCCTGCTGGAGTATACCAAGCTGGAGCAGGCCCATTCCGGGTCGGGCGGCCTAATCAGTGGCCTGAAGGTAGGCCAGCAACTGAGTATTCCCTTTGTGCTTATAGGGCTATGGCTACTGTTTCGGCCCGCCCGCCGGGCAAACGCCACCTAA